From the Colletotrichum lupini chromosome 1, complete sequence genome, the window TGCAAACGCAAACAAACTACAGCTTACAAAGAAAACGGTGAGCATCTCATGAGATGCTCCATCAGTCAACGCTTTTGCCCCCACACTTCACTTCACAAAACCCGCTTCCCCTTAGATGAGCTCTTGACGGATGGGCTCGCCAGTGGCATTACCGCCGTTGAGGACCCCCTTGGCTGCCTCCATCCTCTCGATAGCGGAGCGGTACTAGAAACCCCAAGTCAGTATCTTGGCTCACGAAATCTCACTGGCATGAGTCCTAACGGAACGTGAGAGGGGAACTTACGGCAAGCACAAAGTTGATCACCAGCGCAGCCATCAACGCGATGCTGATAATCAACGGCCCGACAAGGTTATCGAAATCCTTGCCGCTGCGACCGATAATCATCTTCCTCCGCAGCCTCATCATACCGTAGCCCCAGATACCCGCAAACACGGCGATGCAGATGTACACGATGCCCATGACCTCAGCCAGGAAATTCTCCCCGGCGGCCGTGTAGAGCGACACCGCGAGCGCGCCGAGCAGGATGCAGATGTGCTGCCACTTGAGGAACGTGCGCTCGTTGGCCAGCCACACCTTGGGCTCAATCTTGAGCTCGCCCGAGTTCTTGATCCACTCGGTCGGCTCCACGACGCCCTCGGGCAGCTGCTGCTGGTTCTTTTGCGCCCTACGCGCCTGCGAGTACTTGGACAGAGAGAAGCCGGGGAGCACGGACGAGAGCGTGCCGTAACTCCTCTGCTGGCCGTTGGAGCCCTCGCCGTTCTGGCGGCTCGACGACTGCTGTGACTCGTCGTTGACGGGTCTCGACTGGGAGCGCGAGCTCTCGGCGGCCATTCTGTTGGCGAGGTACGACTGGCCGGCCGGCGAACTCTTGGATATCTTATACGAGCTCACCTTATTGCCCAAAAAGCTGCCGACGGCCTGCTCGTCCTCGGCTCTCTGCGCCTTGCGCTGCTCCTCGGCCTCGAAAGCCACCTGCGGGTCCTTGCGGATGTCCGCCTCCAGATCGCTCAACCAGAAGGGCAGGTTGTTGACAAAGTCCTCAAACAAGGAGGCAATGCCGTGGACAAACTTGGAGAAGCGAGGCGTGGGGTGCACCAGGTGGGATGCCATCAGGTCCGTGATCCACGCAGGGCGCTTACGGTTGGGGTCCTCTTTCAGCTTGATCTCCAGAATGGCGTAGGGGAAACGGGAGACCTCGCTCTGGTTGATATCCTTGAACGGGTACGTCAGGTTTCGACCGTCAATATCGAGACGGTGCCATTCTGCTGGGTCGCGGCACGGCCTATCTCTGTCCAGCGTGTCCTCCCGGATGAAGGCTACCTCTGTATCGATGGAGATACGCACGCGGTCGTCCGCGGGCTTCTGGAAAGCGGTGCGAACATAGTTTGCGCGCAAGACGGGCTGTAGCTTGTTCTCTTGCATGAAACCCTGAAGAGACTCGACGGTGCTCTTGAAATTCTCAACCACCTCCGCCTGCTGGCCCTGACGCTCCATCTTCTCCACCGTCTTCTCCATCTTGTAGGTGCCGTCGATGAAGGGCTTGATATACTTGTCCTTAATGGGGAACTTTCGCTCCTCGCTGGATCCTTGTTCTCCAACAATCTTCTGTTCGAGGAACAACTCAGGCTTCGCACTCAACTGGCCATACCAACGTACGCGGAGCGTGGACGCTTCCGCCTTGCGCTCCACCTTCTTCCCGTACAAATCGAACTTTGAGTTATCAAAGTAAAGCGACGTGATGGTCGGGTCATTGCTTCCATCCAGCTCCTTAGCTGACTGCTCGCTGTAGACAAGGGCCGGAAGACGTCTCATAATATACGTCTTGACCTCCAGTAGGTTATCCGGGTGGACCCAGAACTTGTGGGCGGTGTACCGCTCGCCGTGCCGCGTCTCTCCTTGGCTCTCGAGATCCAGTGGCTGCGCATCGCCAGCGCCGTCGTCCAGCTGCTGCCGAATAGCATAGTACATGATGGACAGCTTGTTGAGCAAGGGCGAGTACCCTTGCTCCGAGTTGAAGGGCCGTTTCGCAAGGCTCAGCTGCATCATCGGTCGCACCTTGTATCTATCGCCCCTCTTGCGGTCATGTTTCTTGACGATCTTGAGGAAACCAGTGTAGTTGATGTTGCTGTACTTCTTCAGCTCCGAGATTTCGGTCGTGATCTTGTCGAGCTCCGTCTCAATGTCCTTCAGCTTCTGCGCCGTCGCAGCGTCGGGCTTCTTGACCTGGTCGTTCTCCGCCCCTTCATCCTCCTCACTAGTCGGCGGTGCCAATTCCTTGAGCTTCTCAAACGCGGCTTCGACTCGGTCTTTCAGAGCCTTGAAGGTCTGCTCCTGAAACGCGGCGACCTTCTCGAGTTGACCGTTGAAAATCTCGTCGCAGAAGCGGTTCTCGTCGTCCTCTGTCCACGCAACATCTTCGTCATCGTACTTGTCTTCCCGCAGAAGCGACTTGAGCTTCGCGTAGTCGATGTACTTGTCCTTCCATGGCGCGTACACGGCCAACCGCAGTGTCTTCCCAAAGCGCATCGCGACGGTTGGTGATAGATAGGGATCGAGGTTGGGATAGACGGGAGTGTCGCTTCAGTCGCTTCGATACGGGATATCGGAAGTCGAGGATGCTTTTGATCCCCAAGGATGACAGAGGTGTGAGCTGGGAAGTCTGGTCGTGaaaaatctcgatcgagttGGTCGAAGGGGTAGGTCGTGACTAGGAAAAAAACAAGCTTCGGGTTCGGGTGTAACGAGGCAACGCTGGTTGATGTGGCTGGCGCGCGACAGGGGATATCGAACGGAACCCTCGTCTTTTTCTTCCTTGCTTCAGTCCTACTTCTTCCTGCTCTTCCCGTCAGGCGAATTCCTGTCGTCTAGTTCAAGCGCAGAAGTGGGAATAATCACCAGTCTAACCAGAGAAAAAGAGGTAAGGTCGTGGGTGACAGTTGAAGACGATGGGGTTTGGCACCTGCAAGAAGGCGAAGCTTGGCCTGTGTTGCTCGCGCGGCCCCACCACTCTCCCGTCCCAGCACCGCAAAGTTCCACAGTCCCGTTACGTAGCGCCGCAGCCATTGTCCTATCAACAGCTACACTCAGAGGCACGTGTGTTCGCTACAGATGTAGCTTTGCAGCTACGAAACCCATCCGGTGGGGCGCCATCGATTGATGCCGAAGGTATGCGAATTATTACCTCGCATATGGCCGCATCGGCAGGAATACTCCGATTTAAATCACTTTATGACATGGGGTATTGCAGAATGTGAAATCATCGTATAAACTATTTCGTTTTTACTCATGAAAGAATGGCTATTCTCATTATCCCTTCAACTCCTGTTACAGCCCTTCCAGTTAAAATTCAAGTTCCGTTACTGCAGGCCGTAAATGCCCCTTCACCCAATTCCCTAGGTCGTCTAATCGTTTCACACCACAAAACCCATTCCCAAAACACTTCAGTTGTTGAGCCACTGGTCGAGGGCAGCATCAACCTGCTTCCGGTACTCCTGTTGCGTCTTGCATTGATCCAGGAACACCTTGTACTTGGCATCAAACAAGAACTTCTCGCCCTTGAGTGTGCCTGGCTTCACGAGGCGGCCAGGCTTGCTCATACGGTCCATGATGGACCACAGGTTCTCCGTTGTGCCATCCTCAGTCGCGGTCGCCGCTTTGGCGCCCAGCATGGCAGCACCGTGAACAACGGCCGCGTTGGTGTACTTGGGTACCAAGACAGGCATGTCGCAGATGGTAGCCATCAAGTCCATTAACAGTGGGTTCTGGCACTGACTGCCGGACATGAAGATCGTGTTAAGCTCGTGTCCGGACGTGTTCATCGCCTCAACAATCTGTCGAGTCTGCATGGCGATGAACTCCATCGTGCCGTAGTACCACAACGCCAGGTTGTCCGTGGTCTTGTCGCTGCTCAAGCCAACCACGGCACCCTTCATGTTCGGGTCTGCGACTGGTGATCTGTTACCCCACAGGTCACCGTATAGGAAGAAGTGACGGCCCAGGTATGAGATTGACGGGGCACCGCTCTTCTCACGCATGTATTCCAAGTGGGAGTTCAGGAACTCGTAAATGTTCTTCGACTCGGCCGTGGCAAGCGCGTTCGTTTCGATAAAGGCAGGGTGGATTTCGAGAATGTGTCGAAGGAGCTCGCCGGTGGCAGACTGGCCACCTTCGGCCATCCAGAACTCAGGAAGCAAGACGTCTCGGTATGGGCCCCAAACGCCAGGCACGAACACTGCCTCTCTGGACATGGCCAAGTGGCACGTCGATGTACCGGCAACCGCCGCGAGTCTGTGGAAGGCTTGGGAAAGGTCGTTCTTGGGCTGGTCCGCCTCGAGATGGCCTGGCGGAAGTTCGACCTTGGCGCCGACAGTACCAATCCAGCCGGCGTAGGCGTCAATAACGCCGCCACCAACGGCGATACCCTCGGGAAGGCCGAGCTCTGCCGCGGCCTTCTTGCAAAGACCACCCACGAGCTCGCCAGCGCTCTGGTATTTTCCGTTCTGTGAAAAACCAAGTCAGTCAATTGCACTTTTGTCTCGACGCTGAAGCAACAGAGGAGGAGGGTTCAAATGAAAAAGGCTCACCACCCCGTTGACACCACCCATACGCTTGAAGTCGTCCTCAACAAGGTCTTCGAGCCCAATTGTCGCCAGGAAGTCATCCTGCCAGCCCTTGACACTGCCGTCAACACCGACAGGAACGTAGCCCTGCTTGCAGACGGTGCTGCAGAAACTCCGCGTCTCGTTGCCAGTGGCCATGTGCGTGAGCGCATCAGCAAGGTCGTAGAACTTGCAGCGGTCAAAGAGCTCCTTGGGCATGTTGTTCTTGAGCCACAGGACCTTGGGAATTTCCATCTCGATGCTCATGGTTCCGCCAACGTACTTGAGCAGGTTGTGCTTCGTGTCGTTGATCTTCTCCGTCTCCTCGACGGGGCGGTGGTCCAGCCAGAGAATAACATTGCGGTCGTTACCATCGGCATTGTCAAAATCGGGGCCGGTGACGGCGACGGGCTCGTCGGTATCGTGGCTGAAGACGGCGAGGGAGCAGGTTGCGTCGAAACCGATGCCCTTGATAATATCAGGGTCGACCTTGGACTCGACGAGGACTTGCTTCACGCAGTGGCAGATGCATGCCCAAATATCTGAAGTGGATTGTTCCTTCCGGAAAGGTCAGCTGAGCTCAACTCCTCGGGGGGATTGACCGCCAAAGTGATGAAGAGAAGGCGAGGCTCTGAAGTGACTTACATAATATCCGGTCTCAGGCTGCCACAGCTTGATGGGCTCGCTAGCAAGGCCCTTGATGTCGCCAGTCTCGTCAATGATGCAAGCTCTGGCCGAACCAGTGCCGACATCGATGCCGATGTAGTGGTCCTGGTAAAACACTTCGAGTCAATGGTCTGGTCTCTGAAAATCAAGCAACGGAGCTCCGTT encodes:
- a CDS encoding VTC domain-containing protein: MAAALRNGTVELCGAGTGEWWGRASNTGQASPSCRLVIIPTSALELDDRNSPDGKSRKNVASLHPNPKLLTPLDTPVYPNLDPYLSPTVAMRFGKTLRLAVYAPWKDKYIDYAKLKSLLREDKYDDEDVAWTEDDENRFCDEIFNGQLEKVAAFQEQTFKALKDRVEAAFEKLKELAPPTSEEDEGAENDQVKKPDAATAQKLKDIETELDKITTEISELKKYSNINYTGFLKIVKKHDRKRGDRYKVRPMMQLSLAKRPFNSEQGYSPLLNKLSIMYYAIRQQLDDGAGDAQPLDLESQGETRHGERYTAHKFWVHPDNLLEVKTYIMRRLPALVYSEQSAKELDGSNDPTITSLYFDNSKFDLYGKKVERKAEASTLRVRWYGQLSAKPELFLEQKIVGEQGSSEERKFPIKDKYIKPFIDGTYKMEKTVEKMERQGQQAEVVENFKSTVESLQGFMQENKLQPVLRANYVRTAFQKPADDRVRISIDTEVAFIREDTLDRDRPCRDPAEWHRLDIDGRNLTYPFKDINQSEVSRFPYAILEIKLKEDPNRKRPAWITDLMASHLVHPTPRFSKFVHGIASLFEDFVNNLPFWLSDLEADIRKDPQVAFEAEEQRKAQRAEDEQAVGSFLGNKVSSYKISKSSPAGQSYLANRMAAESSRSQSRPVNDESQQSSSRQNGEGSNGQQRSYGTLSSVLPGFSLSKYSQARRAQKNQQQLPEGVVEPTEWIKNSGELKIEPKVWLANERTFLKWQHICILLGALAVSLYTAAGENFLAEVMGIVYICIAVFAGIWGYGMMRLRRKMIIGRSGKDFDNLVGPLIISIALMAALVINFVLAYRSAIERMEAAKGVLNGGNATGEPIRQELI
- a CDS encoding FGGY-family pentulose kinase, giving the protein MEVQSTAPPQPLDHYIGIDVGTGSARACIIDETGDIKGLASEPIKLWQPETGYYEQSTSDIWACICHCVKQVLVESKVDPDIIKGIGFDATCSLAVFSHDTDEPVAVTGPDFDNADGNDRNVILWLDHRPVEETEKINDTKHNLLKYVGGTMSIEMEIPKVLWLKNNMPKELFDRCKFYDLADALTHMATGNETRSFCSTVCKQGYVPVGVDGSVKGWQDDFLATIGLEDLVEDDFKRMGGVNGVNGKYQSAGELVGGLCKKAAAELGLPEGIAVGGGVIDAYAGWIGTVGAKVELPPGHLEADQPKNDLSQAFHRLAAVAGTSTCHLAMSREAVFVPGVWGPYRDVLLPEFWMAEGGQSATGELLRHILEIHPAFIETNALATAESKNIYEFLNSHLEYMREKSGAPSISYLGRHFFLYGDLWGNRSPVADPNMKGAVVGLSSDKTTDNLALWYYGTMEFIAMQTRQIVEAMNTSGHELNTIFMSGSQCQNPLLMDLMATICDMPVLVPKYTNAAVVHGAAMLGAKAATATEDGTTENLWSIMDRMSKPGRLVKPGTLKGEKFLFDAKYKVFLDQCKTQQEYRKQVDAALDQWLNN